From a single Lactococcus allomyrinae genomic region:
- a CDS encoding MFS transporter, translated as MKEKLWTMTFVINMLLNFIFYLVFYLPTVVIGSMAMTEYHASASIAGILSGIFIVGGFIARLWTGNNMKRFGAKKLLYIGTIIYFILTFGYFAVHSVGLLLLLRLIHGVGFGIAATASGTLAGAIVPASRRGEGIGYYALSVTLSSAVGPFLSMFLYASSGFNILIILSAILLFVALIGIFLLHIPKTTTNTSVSTDKKKKFAWSNYFEKKALPISLIAFLIGIAYSSILSFMDAYASSIHLAQAASFFFLVYAVTVLISRPLTGRIFDTHGDNFVMYPTYLFFAIGLFLIGLAHSGWMLLVAAIFIGLGYGSFSPFGQAIAIRTSGFERLGVATSTFFGLMDMGVGFGPFILGLIMPLLGYRNLYFASAIFSIIIAFIYYLLHGRHVKKNR; from the coding sequence TTGAAAGAAAAATTATGGACAATGACCTTTGTCATTAATATGCTACTAAACTTTATCTTTTATCTCGTCTTCTACTTACCCACCGTTGTCATCGGTTCGATGGCAATGACTGAATATCATGCCTCAGCCAGTATTGCCGGTATCTTATCTGGTATTTTTATTGTCGGTGGTTTCATTGCCAGACTCTGGACAGGGAACAATATGAAACGTTTTGGAGCAAAAAAACTTCTTTATATTGGTACAATTATTTATTTTATTCTTACTTTTGGTTATTTTGCTGTTCACAGCGTTGGTCTGCTCTTACTTCTTCGATTAATTCATGGTGTCGGATTTGGTATCGCCGCAACTGCCTCAGGAACACTTGCTGGAGCCATCGTCCCTGCTTCACGTCGCGGTGAAGGGATTGGATATTATGCTCTTTCTGTAACATTGTCTTCTGCCGTTGGACCATTTCTATCTATGTTTCTTTATGCAAGTTCTGGTTTTAACATCCTCATTATTCTGTCTGCTATTTTACTTTTTGTTGCTCTTATCGGGATTTTTCTCCTACATATCCCTAAAACAACAACTAACACTTCTGTCAGTACTGACAAAAAGAAAAAATTTGCTTGGTCAAATTATTTTGAGAAGAAGGCTCTGCCTATTTCACTCATCGCCTTTCTGATAGGTATTGCATATTCGAGTATTTTATCATTCATGGATGCCTATGCTTCATCTATTCATCTTGCACAAGCCGCTTCCTTCTTCTTTCTTGTCTATGCTGTCACCGTCCTTATTTCTCGTCCATTGACTGGTCGAATTTTTGACACTCACGGAGATAACTTTGTCATGTATCCGACCTACTTATTCTTCGCGATCGGGTTGTTCTTGATTGGCCTAGCACATTCTGGTTGGATGCTCTTAGTTGCCGCCATTTTTATCGGTTTAGGCTATGGCTCATTCTCTCCTTTTGGTCAGGCTATCGCGATTCGTACTTCTGGGTTTGAACGTTTAGGTGTCGCAACTTCAACTTTCTTTGGTTTAATGGATATGGGTGTCGGATTTGGTCCATTTATCCTTGGGCTAATCATGCCTTTACTTGGCTATCGCAATCTTTATTTTGCTTCTGCAATTTTCTCAATTATTATTGCATTTATTTATTACTTACTGCATGGACGACACGTCAAAAAGAATAGATAA
- a CDS encoding CoA-binding protein: protein MMYEFENPSQEQLFDYLKKAKTIAVVGISNKTDRSSYLIAQGLQKNGYKIIPVNPLLEGQELLGEKVYASIKDVPIHIDIVDVFRRSEFLADVARDFVDTNADVFWAQLGLQSKEAEQILRAAGKNDIVMNRCIKIEYAYSGLGKK from the coding sequence ATCATGTACGAATTTGAAAATCCTAGTCAGGAACAACTTTTTGACTATCTCAAAAAAGCAAAAACAATCGCAGTTGTCGGTATTTCAAACAAAACTGACCGTTCTTCTTATCTTATCGCACAAGGACTGCAAAAAAATGGTTACAAAATCATTCCTGTTAACCCACTTCTTGAAGGACAAGAGTTACTCGGCGAAAAAGTTTATGCCTCTATCAAGGATGTTCCTATTCATATTGACATTGTTGATGTTTTCCGTCGAAGCGAATTTTTAGCAGATGTTGCACGTGACTTTGTAGATACGAATGCCGATGTTTTTTGGGCACAGCTTGGTCTTCAATCAAAAGAAGCTGAACAAATTCTGCGTGCCGCAGGGAAAAATGACATTGTTATGAACCGCTGCATCAAGATTGAGTATGCCTATTCTGGACTAGGAAAAAAGTAA
- a CDS encoding DNA/RNA non-specific endonuclease → MKKKQIKALTSLVVIIIALAVGYFGSGHLNIGQAPTQTSTAASSSEVLSTSVKQQPLDFKNKRQMVMANTDALGRAVDSHIQLKNSQEPHVTREPLNYNPVGWHNYDFYYKKSDGSIGKMWLMARGHLVGYQFSGLNDEPRNLVPETAWFNGGNYTGMNDSNTASMLYYENRLDSWLANHPNYYLDYQVTPLYKGNELLPRQIRLAYVGIDKNGQPLTIKLGGGREKTGNGGATVVVLDNYAPNAKINYADGTAVNTVSPK, encoded by the coding sequence ATGAAAAAGAAACAAATAAAAGCTCTTACTAGTCTAGTTGTTATTATTATTGCTTTGGCAGTAGGGTATTTTGGCTCTGGACATTTGAATATTGGTCAAGCACCTACTCAAACAAGCACCGCAGCATCGTCAAGCGAGGTGCTTTCGACGAGTGTTAAGCAGCAGCCTTTAGATTTTAAAAATAAAAGACAGATGGTAATGGCTAATACCGATGCGCTTGGTCGAGCGGTGGATTCGCATATACAACTTAAAAATTCACAAGAACCTCATGTGACACGTGAGCCGTTAAATTATAATCCTGTTGGTTGGCATAATTATGACTTTTATTATAAAAAATCTGATGGTTCAATCGGTAAAATGTGGTTGATGGCAAGAGGTCATCTCGTGGGTTATCAATTTTCAGGATTAAATGATGAACCACGGAATTTAGTACCTGAAACAGCTTGGTTTAATGGTGGAAACTATACTGGGATGAATGATAGTAATACAGCTAGTATGTTATATTACGAAAATCGCTTAGATAGCTGGCTTGCAAATCATCCTAATTATTACCTTGATTATCAAGTCACTCCTCTTTACAAAGGCAATGAACTTTTGCCGAGACAAATTCGTTTGGCTTATGTAGGTATCGATAAAAACGGTCAGCCTTTAACGATTAAGTTGGGCGGAGGACGTGAAAAAACAGGTAATGGTGGCGCAACGGTAGTCGTTCTTGATAATTACGCACCAAACGCTAAAATTAACTATGCTGATGGAACAGCAGTAAATACAGTCAGTCCTAAATAG
- a CDS encoding glycosyltransferase, translating to MSNEYRARSSRHERRLSRRARKDFDIVEATADKVTENLGELEGQSRERISRHTTVSRESSGLSVTAIAIQAVVSLLLGLSFYAFPLWNQLATPLQSQNLYSGLAMQHGLVPFNDFYGTGGTLFYVLNWLGNFAGSTLILWILEVVALFISGIITFQLVFNQTKSQNAATIISNFTLIIVAGLARGGDAPTLFALPFALWAVKFLNDYFREDSTDRGFIRFGMAGAVTLVISPIMTMFFVFSAIALLIYNVSHRRFWHGFYQMLAVVLGISIIGYSVAYYALNQQTLYTSIEQSVLIPLTHFGPTDSLLLTIAKALVLTLIFGIVTGFVQGVIQIKNAGRATIWYATLLVGTVIVTTMIIFAQTFDSSNLLAVLPFTVVFSGLGVKDAEQVFLKYLQNRLFAPILGILFIISAPFAYHHLNNAIFTEEKAIAQFIQENGQSTDRVYVLGADKNINNLTRKVATLDNVPADYPIKFTQNYDLKVASLKDKYIIIEAGRAVPKNLSQLLSSNYKIAPYAGKHFLIYQKK from the coding sequence ATGTCAAACGAATATAGAGCACGCTCGTCTCGTCATGAGCGTAGATTATCGCGCCGAGCGAGGAAAGATTTTGATATTGTAGAAGCTACGGCAGATAAAGTAACTGAAAATTTAGGCGAGCTAGAAGGTCAAAGCCGTGAGAGAATTTCTAGACATACCACTGTAAGTCGTGAAAGTTCGGGCTTATCAGTGACAGCTATAGCTATTCAAGCTGTGGTATCCTTGCTTCTCGGGCTGAGCTTTTATGCTTTTCCGCTTTGGAATCAGCTTGCGACACCGCTTCAATCACAAAATCTTTATTCCGGTTTAGCCATGCAACATGGATTGGTTCCTTTTAATGATTTTTATGGTACGGGTGGAACGTTATTTTATGTTCTGAACTGGCTTGGAAATTTTGCAGGAAGCACCCTTATTTTATGGATATTAGAAGTTGTCGCCCTGTTTATTAGTGGCATTATAACTTTCCAACTCGTGTTTAATCAAACTAAAAGTCAAAATGCAGCTACAATTATCTCAAACTTCACATTGATTATTGTTGCTGGCTTGGCGAGAGGTGGAGATGCTCCGACATTATTTGCGCTTCCTTTTGCTCTTTGGGCAGTTAAATTCTTGAATGATTATTTCCGAGAAGATTCAACAGATAGAGGATTTATCCGTTTTGGAATGGCTGGTGCAGTAACCTTAGTTATTTCACCGATTATGACAATGTTCTTCGTCTTTTCAGCAATTGCGTTGTTGATTTATAATGTTTCTCATCGACGCTTTTGGCACGGTTTCTATCAGATGTTAGCAGTTGTTTTAGGGATTTCAATTATAGGCTATTCGGTAGCTTATTATGCACTTAATCAACAAACGCTCTATACTTCGATTGAGCAATCTGTTTTGATTCCTTTGACTCATTTTGGTCCAACGGATAGTCTTCTACTTACGATTGCTAAGGCACTTGTATTAACTCTGATTTTTGGAATTGTAACAGGTTTTGTCCAAGGGGTCATCCAAATAAAAAATGCAGGGCGTGCAACAATTTGGTATGCCACATTGTTGGTCGGTACAGTCATTGTGACAACGATGATTATCTTTGCTCAGACTTTTGATAGCTCTAATCTTCTTGCGGTGTTGCCTTTTACGGTTGTCTTCTCTGGACTCGGTGTTAAGGATGCAGAACAAGTTTTTCTTAAGTATCTACAAAATCGGTTGTTTGCACCAATTTTAGGGATACTATTTATCATCTCTGCACCATTTGCCTATCACCATTTGAATAACGCAATTTTTACAGAAGAAAAAGCTATTGCTCAATTTATTCAAGAAAACGGTCAATCAACAGACAGAGTCTATGTACTTGGTGCTGACAAAAACATCAATAATTTGACAAGAAAGGTTGCCACACTAGATAATGTCCCAGCAGATTATCCAATAAAATTTACTCAGAACTATGACTTAAAGGTTGCAAGTCTTAAAGATAAGTACATCATCATTGAAGCTGGGCGAGCTGTACCTAAAAATTTGTCTCAATTACTGTCATCAAATTACAAAATAGCACCTTATGCAGGAAAGCATTTCCTTATTTATCAGAAGAAATAA
- a CDS encoding pyridoxal phosphate-dependent aminotransferase, with amino-acid sequence MKEFEKSHKLDNVSYDIRGPVLDEAQRMRANGEKILRLNTGNPAEFGFLAPDEVIRDLIQNAVESEGYSDSKGIFSARKAIMQYCQIKGFPNVDVDDIYTGNGVSELIVMSMQGLLDTGDEVLIPMPDYPLWTASVSLAGGKAVHYVCDEQAGWFPDIDDIKSKITNNTKAIVLINPNNPTGALYSKELLLEIVQIAREHDLIIFSDEIYDRLVMDGATHVPIASLAPDVFVVTMNGLSKSHRIAGFRVGWMVLSGDKSHVKGYIEGLNMLASMRLCSNVLAQSVVQTSLGGTQSVDKLLLPGGRIYEQREFIYNAINAIPGLSAVKPQAAFYIFPKIDREMYRIDNDEQFVLDFLKQEKILLVHGRGFNWNQPDHFRIVYLPRVDELAEIQEKMERFLHQYRR; translated from the coding sequence ATGAAAGAGTTCGAAAAATCACATAAGTTAGATAATGTTAGCTACGATATTCGTGGCCCAGTACTTGATGAGGCACAGAGAATGCGAGCCAATGGTGAAAAAATCTTGCGTCTAAATACGGGAAATCCCGCAGAATTTGGTTTTTTGGCACCTGATGAGGTGATTCGTGATTTAATTCAAAACGCAGTGGAGAGTGAGGGTTACTCTGACTCAAAAGGAATTTTTTCTGCGCGTAAAGCTATTATGCAGTATTGTCAGATTAAAGGCTTTCCAAATGTTGATGTTGATGATATTTATACGGGAAATGGTGTTTCTGAACTCATTGTAATGAGTATGCAAGGTTTGCTTGACACAGGTGATGAAGTGCTTATTCCTATGCCTGATTATCCACTTTGGACAGCATCGGTTAGCTTAGCTGGTGGTAAAGCTGTGCATTATGTATGTGATGAGCAGGCAGGCTGGTTCCCAGATATTGATGATATTAAATCAAAAATCACAAACAATACAAAAGCGATTGTCCTAATCAATCCCAATAATCCGACAGGCGCGCTTTATTCTAAAGAATTATTACTAGAAATTGTGCAGATTGCTCGTGAACATGATTTGATTATCTTTTCTGATGAAATCTACGACCGATTAGTGATGGATGGTGCTACTCATGTGCCGATTGCAAGTCTTGCTCCAGATGTTTTCGTGGTCACAATGAATGGTCTTTCAAAATCCCATCGAATTGCAGGTTTCCGTGTGGGCTGGATGGTTTTATCAGGTGATAAATCTCATGTTAAGGGTTATATTGAAGGGCTGAATATGCTTGCTTCAATGCGACTTTGTTCAAATGTTTTGGCACAGTCTGTTGTTCAGACTTCACTCGGAGGCACTCAGTCTGTTGATAAGTTACTTTTACCTGGTGGACGTATTTATGAACAGCGTGAATTTATTTATAACGCTATCAATGCTATTCCTGGACTATCGGCAGTCAAGCCACAAGCTGCATTCTATATCTTCCCAAAGATTGACCGTGAAATGTACCGAATTGACAATGACGAACAGTTTGTACTAGATTTTTTGAAACAAGAGAAAATTTTGTTAGTACACGGGCGAGGCTTCAACTGGAATCAACCAGACCATTTCCGGATTGTTTATTTGCCTAGAGTTGATGAACTGGCAGAAATTCAAGAAAAAATGGAACGTTTTTTGCACCAATATAGAAGATGA
- the codY gene encoding GTP-sensing pleiotropic transcriptional regulator CodY: MATLLEKTRKITAILQDGVTDLQQELPYNSMTERLANVIDCNACVINTKGELLGYSLPYNTNNERVDQFFYDRKLPDEYVRAAVRIYDTMANVPVDKPLAIFPEEVLSNFPDGVTTLAPIYGSGMRLGTFIMWREDGEFTDDDLILVELATTVIGVQLSNLKLEQMEENIRKDTMATMAVNTLSYSEMKAVKAIIEELDGEEGHVIASVIADKIGITRSVIVNALRKLESAGVIESRSLGMKGTYLKVLNTGLFDKLAGRNF, encoded by the coding sequence GTGGCTACATTACTTGAAAAAACACGTAAAATCACTGCGATTTTGCAAGATGGAGTGACTGATTTGCAGCAGGAACTTCCATACAATAGCATGACTGAACGTTTAGCAAATGTCATTGACTGTAATGCCTGTGTGATTAATACGAAGGGCGAGTTACTTGGTTACTCACTACCTTACAATACTAATAACGAACGTGTTGACCAATTTTTCTATGACCGTAAGTTACCTGATGAATATGTTCGGGCTGCGGTTCGTATTTATGATACAATGGCAAATGTTCCAGTTGACAAGCCTTTAGCGATTTTCCCAGAAGAAGTGCTCAGTAATTTCCCTGATGGAGTGACAACTTTGGCACCAATCTATGGTTCTGGTATGCGTTTAGGTACGTTTATCATGTGGCGTGAAGATGGTGAGTTTACGGATGATGACCTTATTTTGGTTGAGTTGGCAACAACAGTTATTGGTGTTCAACTTTCAAATCTCAAACTTGAACAAATGGAAGAAAATATCCGTAAGGATACAATGGCTACAATGGCAGTCAATACGCTTTCTTATTCAGAGATGAAAGCTGTTAAAGCGATTATTGAAGAGCTTGACGGTGAAGAAGGCCACGTTATTGCTTCTGTCATTGCTGACAAAATTGGAATTACACGTTCTGTCATTGTCAACGCTTTGCGTAAGCTTGAATCTGCAGGTGTTATTGAATCTCGTTCGCTAGGTATGAAAGGAACTTACCTTAAAGTTCTCAACACAGGTTTATTTGATAAACTTGCTGGACGTAACTTCTAA
- the gatC gene encoding Asp-tRNA(Asn)/Glu-tRNA(Gln) amidotransferase subunit GatC, whose translation MSQITEEQVKHVALLSKLEFSEEEVSDFTATFGKIIDMVEMLDEVDTAGISFTMNVADNLNFMREDVAEEGVDRDKLMAAVPEKQDGFIKVPAMLSDGGDA comes from the coding sequence ATGAGTCAAATTACAGAGGAGCAAGTCAAGCACGTGGCGCTTTTGTCAAAGCTTGAGTTCTCGGAAGAAGAAGTGTCAGATTTCACGGCAACTTTTGGAAAAATCATTGACATGGTTGAAATGCTGGATGAAGTAGATACTGCGGGTATTTCTTTTACTATGAATGTGGCAGATAATCTGAACTTTATGCGTGAAGATGTGGCAGAGGAAGGTGTTGATCGGGACAAATTAATGGCTGCTGTGCCTGAAAAACAAGACGGATTTATCAAAGTCCCTGCCATGCTTTCTGACGGAGGTGATGCATAA
- the gatA gene encoding Asp-tRNA(Asn)/Glu-tRNA(Gln) amidotransferase subunit GatA, with product MSYNNKTIKELHQLLLNKELSVVELTQSVLTDIEKREPVIDAFLSVNIDAALSQAAAIDARGVNPEVLTDGISIGVKDNIVTEGLETTAASKILGGWIPPYNATVADKLAENGLITIGKLNMDEFAMGGSGENSSVKPTKNAWNQTKVPGGSSSGSAASVASGEVRLSLGSDTGGSIRQPAAFNGIVGLKPTYGRVSRFGLIAFASSLDQIGPLTPTVEENAQLLNVISGFDKNDGTSSNIAVPDFTSKIGQDIKGMKIALPREYFGEGIDEKVKEQILAAAKHLEKLGAIVEEVSLPHSKYGVAVYYIIASSEASSNLQRFDGIRYGYRAQDINNLEELYVKSRSEGFGPEVQRRIMLGTFSLSAGSYDKHFKKAGQVRTLIINDFAKVFENYDLILGPTAPTPAWDLGARIDDPIAMYLADLLTIPVNLAGLPGISIPAGFVDGLPVGMQLIGKRYDEETIYQVASAFEATTDFHKHLPVIFGGTK from the coding sequence ATGTCATACAACAACAAAACAATCAAAGAATTACACCAACTTTTGCTCAATAAGGAATTGTCAGTCGTTGAGCTGACACAATCCGTACTGACAGACATCGAAAAACGTGAGCCTGTCATTGACGCATTTCTGTCAGTAAATATCGATGCAGCCTTGTCACAAGCTGCGGCGATTGATGCACGTGGAGTAAATCCAGAAGTACTGACAGACGGTATTTCTATCGGTGTCAAAGATAATATCGTAACAGAAGGACTTGAGACAACGGCTGCATCAAAAATTCTTGGTGGTTGGATTCCTCCGTATAATGCAACAGTGGCTGATAAATTAGCTGAAAATGGTTTAATCACTATTGGTAAGCTTAACATGGACGAATTTGCCATGGGTGGCTCAGGTGAAAATTCATCGGTAAAACCAACAAAAAATGCTTGGAATCAAACAAAAGTACCAGGTGGTTCTTCATCAGGTTCAGCTGCGTCAGTAGCATCTGGAGAGGTTCGCTTATCGCTTGGTTCAGACACAGGTGGCTCAATTCGTCAGCCAGCCGCTTTCAACGGAATTGTTGGCTTGAAACCTACCTACGGTCGGGTCAGCCGTTTTGGACTCATTGCTTTTGCTTCATCTTTAGACCAAATCGGACCTCTTACGCCAACAGTCGAAGAAAATGCTCAGTTGCTAAATGTTATCTCTGGTTTTGATAAAAATGATGGTACCTCATCAAACATTGCAGTACCTGACTTTACAAGCAAGATTGGTCAAGACATAAAAGGCATGAAGATTGCTTTGCCAAGAGAATATTTTGGTGAAGGCATTGATGAAAAAGTCAAGGAACAAATTTTGGCAGCAGCTAAACATTTGGAAAAATTGGGCGCTATTGTTGAAGAAGTCAGTCTGCCACACAGTAAATATGGAGTCGCTGTATATTACATCATCGCTTCATCTGAAGCCAGCTCAAACTTGCAACGCTTTGACGGGATTCGCTATGGCTATCGTGCGCAAGATATTAATAATCTTGAGGAACTTTATGTCAAGTCTCGCTCTGAAGGTTTTGGTCCGGAGGTTCAACGTCGGATTATGCTGGGGACGTTTAGTCTTTCTGCGGGTTCTTATGATAAGCATTTCAAGAAGGCAGGACAGGTTCGTACGCTGATCATCAATGATTTTGCTAAGGTTTTTGAGAATTATGATTTGATTTTAGGTCCTACTGCGCCAACACCTGCTTGGGATTTGGGGGCGCGCATCGACGACCCTATTGCTATGTATCTAGCAGATTTATTGACTATTCCAGTTAATTTAGCTGGTTTACCTGGGATTTCGATTCCTGCTGGATTTGTGGACGGTTTACCTGTCGGTATGCAGTTGATTGGTAAACGTTACGACGAAGAAACGATTTATCAAGTCGCTAGCGCATTTGAAGCCACGACAGACTTTCACAAACATCTGCCTGTGATTTTTGGAGGCACGAAATAA
- the gatB gene encoding Asp-tRNA(Asn)/Glu-tRNA(Gln) amidotransferase subunit GatB, translating into MNFEIVIGLEVHVELNTNSKIFSPASTKFGGDPNTNTNVIDWSLPGVLPVMNKGVIEAGIKAALALNMDIHKSMHFDRKNYFYPDNPKAYQISQFDEPIGYNGSIEIELEDGHKATIRIERAHLEEDAGKNTHGTDGYSYVDLNRQGVPLIEIVSEADMRTPEEAYAYLTALKEAILYTGISDVKMEEGSMRCDANVSLRPYGQEAFGVKTEVKNMNSFSNVKKALDFEVARQEKILRTGGEIRQETRRFNDKTGETILMRVKEGASDYRYFPEPDVPHFEISDEWIAAMKAELPLTAKARRTHYINDLGLSDYDARQLTATKEVSDFFDEAVKFDTDAKLVSNWLQGEVAQYLNSEKKELHEIALTPENLTEMIRLIADGTISSKIAKKVFIELAKNGGSAEEFVKKAGLVQISDPAILIPIIQEVFANNEKSVGDYRAGKQNAAKALVGQLMKATKGQANPSVAQKLLYEELDNF; encoded by the coding sequence ATGAACTTTGAAATAGTAATCGGACTTGAAGTCCACGTTGAATTGAATACAAACTCAAAAATCTTTAGTCCAGCTTCCACAAAATTCGGTGGCGACCCTAATACCAATACAAATGTGATTGATTGGTCATTACCGGGGGTATTGCCTGTCATGAATAAAGGTGTGATTGAGGCTGGGATTAAGGCGGCACTCGCTTTAAACATGGATATTCATAAGTCCATGCATTTTGACCGTAAGAACTACTTTTATCCAGATAACCCAAAAGCTTACCAAATTTCTCAGTTTGACGAGCCGATTGGCTATAATGGCTCGATTGAGATTGAGCTAGAAGACGGACATAAGGCAACTATCCGTATTGAACGCGCTCACCTCGAAGAAGATGCAGGTAAAAACACGCACGGCACGGACGGCTATTCTTACGTTGACCTCAATCGTCAGGGTGTGCCTTTGATTGAGATCGTTTCTGAGGCGGATATGCGCACACCTGAAGAAGCTTATGCGTATCTAACGGCACTTAAAGAAGCTATCCTTTACACTGGTATTTCCGATGTCAAGATGGAGGAAGGCTCTATGCGCTGTGATGCCAATGTCAGCTTACGTCCTTACGGTCAAGAAGCTTTTGGTGTCAAGACTGAGGTCAAAAATATGAACTCATTTTCTAATGTAAAAAAAGCATTGGATTTTGAAGTGGCGAGACAAGAAAAAATCTTGCGCACCGGTGGTGAAATTCGCCAAGAAACGCGTCGTTTTAACGACAAGACGGGTGAAACTATCCTTATGCGAGTTAAAGAAGGAGCCTCTGATTATCGCTATTTCCCAGAGCCTGATGTACCACATTTTGAGATTTCTGACGAGTGGATTGCTGCTATGAAGGCTGAACTGCCTTTGACCGCAAAGGCACGTCGTACCCATTATATCAATGATTTGGGCTTGTCAGATTATGATGCGCGCCAGTTAACTGCGACCAAAGAAGTCTCTGACTTCTTTGATGAAGCCGTAAAATTTGACACCGATGCTAAATTAGTATCCAACTGGCTTCAGGGTGAAGTAGCGCAATATCTTAATAGTGAGAAAAAAGAATTGCATGAGATTGCTTTGACTCCAGAAAATCTTACTGAAATGATTCGGTTGATAGCTGACGGGACAATTTCATCAAAAATTGCCAAAAAAGTCTTTATTGAATTGGCGAAAAATGGTGGTTCAGCGGAAGAATTTGTTAAAAAAGCGGGACTTGTGCAGATTTCTGATCCAGCTATTTTGATTCCAATTATCCAAGAAGTTTTTGCAAATAATGAAAAATCTGTTGGTGATTATAGAGCTGGAAAACAAAATGCTGCTAAAGCACTTGTCGGACAGCTCATGAAAGCAACAAAAGGCCAAGCTAATCCAAGTGTGGCACAAAAATTACTTTACGAAGAGTTAGATAATTTTTGA
- a CDS encoding amidase family protein — protein sequence MAFFISSEQSGSYLMIKDATYWAERIRIGEISAADLLSKTKDKIEQLNPLYNAVVADNIDLAKSDLSVTQSGFFAGVPFALKMLGQNHAGLPSTASSCLFVDSVASSDDNYVEALMKAGLTPFGQTNSPEFGFKNISDSRLYGDTRNVWNPAYYSGGSSGGAASAVASGMFPMAGASDGGGSIRIPASFSGLIGLKMTRGRMPQGPSGYRGWQGASISGSLAVSVRDVANFVAEMQTLQEAQPYPAQLLDEKVLTELSVPPRRLKIAISFGSPIKGIKISETSKNALKKSINFLEKQGHEVTEINFPLDARGLIQSYYRMNAAETIAMLEPWEKASGRKITKNDVELLTYALLEAGRKAPVSSYINALDEWDLAAATFEEKIFNQFDLFITPTTAKTAPKIGEALMSTEILEKMTHIAQYDFEQQIKIIEEAFERSLTFTPYNFISNLTGQPALSLPVYVEETTNLPQGVQLWGPKNSELLLLQLALEFEKHGQFILPEAYKI from the coding sequence ATGGCATTTTTCATCTCTTCAGAACAGTCGGGCTCATATCTTATGATTAAAGACGCAACTTATTGGGCGGAGCGGATTCGCATAGGAGAAATCTCAGCAGCAGATTTACTCTCTAAGACTAAAGATAAAATTGAACAACTCAATCCACTTTATAATGCCGTGGTTGCTGACAATATTGATTTAGCAAAGTCAGACTTGTCAGTCACTCAATCGGGTTTCTTTGCGGGTGTACCATTCGCACTTAAAATGCTTGGACAAAATCATGCTGGGCTGCCGTCTACAGCAAGTTCTTGTCTATTTGTAGATTCAGTAGCTAGTAGCGATGATAACTATGTGGAAGCTCTGATGAAAGCAGGACTAACACCTTTTGGTCAGACAAATTCACCAGAGTTTGGCTTTAAAAACATTTCGGACTCTAGGCTTTATGGTGATACGCGTAATGTATGGAATCCAGCTTATTATTCGGGAGGCTCATCTGGTGGTGCAGCATCCGCAGTAGCTTCTGGAATGTTCCCGATGGCTGGAGCTTCTGATGGTGGTGGTTCAATTAGAATTCCAGCTTCTTTTTCTGGTTTGATTGGACTGAAAATGACACGAGGACGTATGCCACAAGGCCCATCGGGCTATCGTGGTTGGCAAGGAGCTTCTATTTCGGGTAGTCTGGCAGTTTCTGTGCGTGATGTGGCAAATTTTGTTGCAGAAATGCAAACTTTACAAGAAGCGCAGCCTTATCCAGCACAATTACTTGATGAAAAGGTACTGACAGAATTATCAGTACCACCAAGAAGATTAAAAATTGCTATTTCCTTTGGTAGCCCTATTAAGGGGATAAAAATCTCAGAAACTTCAAAGAATGCCTTAAAAAAATCAATTAATTTTTTAGAAAAGCAAGGGCATGAAGTGACAGAAATTAATTTTCCGCTTGATGCGCGCGGCTTGATACAGTCGTATTATCGCATGAATGCAGCTGAAACGATTGCTATGCTTGAACCATGGGAAAAAGCATCTGGACGAAAAATCACAAAAAATGATGTTGAATTGCTTACCTATGCACTTTTAGAAGCTGGTCGAAAAGCACCTGTATCCAGTTATATCAATGCTTTGGACGAATGGGATTTGGCGGCAGCAACTTTTGAAGAAAAGATTTTTAATCAATTTGACCTTTTTATTACACCGACAACAGCCAAAACAGCTCCCAAAATTGGTGAAGCGTTGATGTCGACAGAAATCTTAGAAAAAATGACACACATTGCGCAATATGATTTTGAACAACAGATAAAAATCATTGAAGAAGCATTTGAGAGGTCACTGACCTTTACACCTTACAATTTTATCAGTAATCTGACAGGTCAACCCGCACTTTCTCTGCCTGTCTATGTAGAAGAAACCACGAATTTACCACAGGGAGTGCAACTTTGGGGGCCTAAAAATTCAGAGCTTTTACTTTTACAATTAGCGTTGGAATTTGAAAAACATGGACAATTCATACTTCCAGAAGCTTATAAAATATAA